One genomic segment of Occultella kanbiaonis includes these proteins:
- a CDS encoding IS481 family transposase has protein sequence MREMSVAEQRYQAVLAVIAEGETVVSVAARFGVSRQCVHAWLAKYEAGGLEGLGDGSHRPRSCPHQMSASVEVVVAELRRVHPGWGPRRLVYELVKRGVDPAPSESGVYRALVRLGLIDPAARRPRERRWKRWERGSAMELWQMDVVGGFLVADGTRAKALTGVDDHSRYCVSARLMVRETSRAVCEALALALGTHGVPAQILTDNGKVFTGRFNNPPVEVLFDRICRENGIEHLLTQPRSPTTTGKIERFHRALRTEFRTDRMFASLVAAQAELDAWVEDYNTRRPHQGLQMATPAERFVRAEPADVLTLRLPPAALRPDPDRTDGQWVARRASTVGVVCVNHQQVCLGVASAGRLIDVWVTDEVLQFYDGDHLLRTDTRTTTGPVRVKHSQGTHSRRTLRTSVKDQPA, from the coding sequence ATGAGGGAGATGAGTGTGGCTGAGCAGCGGTATCAAGCGGTTCTCGCCGTCATTGCCGAGGGTGAGACGGTGGTCTCGGTGGCGGCCCGGTTCGGTGTGTCGCGTCAGTGCGTGCATGCCTGGCTGGCCAAGTACGAGGCGGGCGGCCTGGAGGGGCTGGGCGATGGTTCTCATCGCCCGCGGTCGTGTCCGCACCAGATGAGCGCTTCGGTGGAGGTCGTGGTCGCCGAGTTGCGGCGAGTGCATCCGGGCTGGGGCCCGCGCCGACTGGTCTATGAGCTTGTCAAGCGTGGAGTGGATCCGGCGCCGAGTGAGTCGGGGGTGTATCGGGCGCTGGTGCGGTTGGGGCTGATCGATCCTGCCGCGCGTCGGCCTCGTGAGCGCAGGTGGAAGCGGTGGGAGCGCGGGTCGGCGATGGAGCTGTGGCAGATGGACGTGGTGGGCGGGTTCCTGGTGGCCGATGGCACCCGGGCCAAGGCGCTGACCGGAGTCGATGATCACTCCCGGTACTGCGTCAGCGCCCGGTTGATGGTCAGGGAGACCTCCCGCGCCGTGTGCGAGGCGCTAGCGCTCGCGTTGGGCACCCATGGGGTGCCGGCGCAGATCCTGACCGATAACGGCAAGGTGTTCACCGGCCGGTTCAACAATCCGCCGGTGGAGGTCCTCTTCGACCGCATCTGTCGCGAGAACGGGATCGAGCACCTGCTGACCCAGCCCAGGTCGCCGACCACGACGGGCAAGATCGAGCGGTTCCATCGGGCGCTACGCACGGAGTTCCGGACCGACCGGATGTTCGCGTCGTTGGTCGCCGCGCAGGCCGAGCTGGACGCCTGGGTGGAGGACTACAACACCCGCCGTCCGCACCAGGGATTGCAGATGGCCACGCCCGCGGAGCGGTTCGTGCGCGCCGAGCCGGCCGATGTCCTCACGCTGCGGCTACCTCCCGCGGCCCTTCGGCCTGACCCCGACCGCACCGACGGGCAGTGGGTCGCCCGCCGAGCCAGCACGGTCGGAGTGGTGTGCGTCAACCACCAGCAGGTCTGCCTAGGTGTGGCCAGTGCAGGGCGGCTGATCGACGTCTGGGTCACCGACGAGGTCCTGCAGTTCTACGACGGCGACCACCTCCTGCGCACCGACACACGCACCACCACCGGACCGGTCAGGGTCAAGCACTCCCAGGGCACCCACAGCAGACGTACGCTACGAACGAGTGTCAAGGATCAGCCGG
- a CDS encoding GTPase domain-containing protein, protein MTDTPTTTADPDVTARPERLPMVEVIEDLLANLDAASLPLDTADAENARGRRDRLSTQVRNHLLPRLKQVAAPVIVVVGGSTGAGKSTIVNSVVGSDVSEAGVLRPTTREPVLVVHPKDAELLEGHPVTAVARVSAHEEVPRGLALLDAPDLDSVHSGNRGLADELVELADLWVFVTTGSRYGDAVPWARLHTASERGVSLAVVLNRVERAGLGKVRRDLFDRLDAQGFGAVPFFVIPDVGPHEGVLPPERVAEFAKWLTVLGSQSQSRSIIARTVRGAWPALRQDVQDVAAALDTQRRTALALRNQLAAAPSSAAAQAKADVASGAAATGAPTTTWLAGASSGGILAPLVAPPANVFENWRFRRAANARNESVRNLREVAIGATRTLIKEAAERGERLVRRAAERTPAGRQVAELVSADASVTARTNRLEVLVREWDDVVADVCAALKPVGDDAGLEPDALSALVEVAAAGLDGAERAVRRIFGDRGASAVTRLRRDLADWAEVAVNAEAEPFLTALDGIGLDDGAAHRLRVRASELKGYL, encoded by the coding sequence GTGACCGACACGCCCACCACCACCGCAGACCCGGACGTGACCGCGCGCCCGGAGCGGCTGCCGATGGTCGAGGTCATCGAGGACCTGCTGGCCAACCTCGACGCCGCGTCGCTGCCCCTGGACACCGCCGACGCCGAGAACGCGCGTGGCCGGCGCGACCGGCTCTCCACGCAGGTCCGCAATCACCTGCTGCCGCGCCTGAAGCAGGTCGCAGCCCCGGTGATCGTGGTGGTCGGTGGAAGTACCGGCGCGGGCAAGTCCACCATCGTCAACTCGGTGGTCGGCTCGGACGTGAGCGAGGCCGGCGTACTGCGGCCCACCACCCGCGAGCCCGTCCTCGTGGTGCACCCCAAGGATGCGGAACTGCTCGAGGGGCACCCGGTCACCGCCGTCGCCCGGGTGAGCGCCCACGAGGAGGTGCCCCGCGGGCTCGCCCTGCTGGACGCCCCGGACCTCGACTCCGTGCACTCCGGCAACCGTGGCCTCGCCGACGAACTCGTCGAGCTCGCCGACCTGTGGGTGTTCGTGACCACCGGGTCCCGGTACGGCGACGCCGTGCCGTGGGCGCGACTGCACACCGCGTCCGAGCGCGGGGTCTCCCTCGCCGTCGTGCTGAACCGGGTGGAGCGCGCCGGCCTCGGCAAGGTCCGCCGGGACCTGTTCGACCGCCTCGACGCGCAGGGCTTCGGAGCGGTCCCGTTTTTCGTGATCCCCGACGTCGGGCCGCACGAGGGGGTGCTGCCGCCGGAGCGGGTCGCCGAGTTCGCCAAGTGGCTCACCGTGCTCGGCTCGCAGAGCCAATCCCGGAGCATCATCGCCCGCACCGTGCGTGGCGCGTGGCCCGCGCTACGCCAGGACGTCCAGGACGTCGCCGCGGCGTTGGACACCCAACGCCGGACCGCGCTGGCGCTGCGCAACCAACTGGCCGCTGCGCCGTCGAGCGCAGCGGCCCAGGCCAAGGCGGACGTCGCCTCCGGTGCGGCGGCCACCGGGGCTCCGACCACGACGTGGCTGGCCGGCGCCAGCAGCGGTGGCATCCTCGCCCCGCTCGTCGCGCCGCCCGCGAACGTGTTCGAGAACTGGCGCTTCCGCCGGGCCGCCAATGCGCGCAACGAGTCGGTGCGGAACCTGAGGGAAGTGGCCATCGGGGCGACCCGCACGCTGATCAAGGAGGCCGCCGAACGCGGCGAGCGCCTGGTGCGCAGAGCGGCGGAGCGCACGCCGGCCGGGCGGCAGGTCGCCGAACTGGTCTCTGCCGATGCCTCGGTCACGGCTCGCACGAACCGTCTCGAGGTGCTCGTACGGGAATGGGACGACGTCGTCGCGGACGTCTGCGCGGCGCTCAAGCCGGTCGGTGACGACGCCGGGCTGGAGCCCGACGCGCTGTCCGCCCTCGTGGAAGTGGCCGCAGCCGGCCTGGACGGGGCCGAGCGAGCGGTGCGCCGGATCTTCGGTGATCGTGGAGCCAGCGCCGTGACCCGCCTGCGCCGGGACCTGGCGGACTGGGCGGAGGTCGCGGTGAACGCTGAGGCGGAGCCGTTCCTGACCGCTCTCGACGGCATCGGCCTGGACGACGGCGCAGCGCACCGGCTGCGTGTGCGCGCGAGCGAGCTGAAGGGGTACCTGTGA